Part of the Ptiloglossa arizonensis isolate GNS036 chromosome 7, iyPtiAriz1_principal, whole genome shotgun sequence genome, CCGCTGGCACCGGGGGCCGAGCGTTAAAGtgagaaaagaaattgaaaattgccAAATgtgtagtgaaaaaataaacgtggcCCCTTCGCAGCCTCGTTGAGAATTTTTCGATGAAGAGAGAACCTCGAAGAAGTTACGAGGCGGAGGTTTTCGGACCGACGAAATGGAATCGGAACTACAATGTCGCTCAAAAGTTTCGAGAGCTCTTCGATCCTCGTGGAAACTGAGCTCGAAGGAACACCGAGCGCGGTACAGAATAAGAATTACGCGTTTCAGATATTCTCCGGAGAAACACGAACGTTCGCAAACTACTTTAGAATTATCTAGATTTCTTTTTTAGAATTTCTTTCGTCAATATCTCCAATCGAATAAGATCCTAATTTTCGTGGAGAAGTACGGTCAAACAACGCTCGATTGATACTCGAGCATCGTATCTTTCGTAAGAAGATTTCGCGCGAGAAAGGTTCGCTCGAGGATCGAAGAGCGCCCCAAACTTTTGATCGTTAGTGTACGCACGGTTTCGCTCCTCGCATACCAAGTAAATAAAGCGATCGTACAGTGTAAAGAAGCAATTACACGAATTTAAGTAGGCGCGCGTAGTTATTTAAATCGATCGAGCGATAATACGGAGTACGTACAGGAAGCATAAGTTACGCGCGTCGCGTCCCGATCGTAATTGATACGTCGATAAAGCTGGGGGAAACGGTATATCGGTTTGTTTGCTTTCGGTCGTTCTAGCACCCAGGGTAAAGCCGACACGATCAATCTGGAGCAATTGGTTACGTTTCTGAACGAGAAGCAACGCGATCCTACTCTGAACGAGATCCTCTACCCCCTGTACGACGAGAAGAGGGCGATGGAGATCATCAAGGATTACGAGCAGAACGAGACGGCGCGAAATCAAAGTAAGATTTTCCCTCGCTGTGTTCCTTaacgtttttttcttctcgagagAGCTTCGGTGCCGCCAACATCGAGTGGAAAGTATTCGAAGGAATAAACttcgcgcgataaaatattCGGAGCGTAGTCGATACGTGTGCCTGCCGGatataaataaaatcgaacggTGGTACTCGTAGCGAGCGAGTTTTCCACGAGAACGATTCCGATCCTTTGAACCCTCCTCGGTACGATTCAATGGAATTATGAATCCACGAATGTAAGGGACAAAGAACTCGCAAAGGAGCGGGACGAGTGAAAAAGATAAAGAGatccgaataaataaacataggGCTGGAGTTAAACGACCTCGATCCCGACGATTCCCCTCCTTTGCCTAAAATTACGAATGCAGGGAAAGAATATTCTATCGCGAGTGGAAGAGCTTCCGTGGATTCTGAATAACGTCGTATCGGGGATACGAAACGCGAgtcgatcgaacgtatcgatcgatcgtaccgcACAATCGAGATCGGCAACGAGTAAACTcgcttcgaatattttttactcgcTGTTCGAAATCGCTCGGCTCTCCCCATTGAGAATATCTGCTACCCGATCGCCCGAGTGTTCAAACTAGTTTGTACCTGCGAAACGGCatcctttcagaagcaatcacGTCCTTTCAGAAACGATGACGAAGGATGGTTTCATAAGGTACCTGATCTCCGACGAGAACGCCCCAGTTTTCCTGGATAGGCTGGACGTTTACATGGACATGGACCAACCGTTGGCTCATTATTACATCAACTCGAGTCACAACACGTATCTGAGCGGTCGTCAATTCGGTGGCAAGAGCAGCGTCGAAATGTACAGACAGGTGTTGCTCGCTGGTTGCAGGTAAATGTTGATTAAACGGGCGTACGCCACGATTCGGAAGTATTTGGACACCAGATGACACCGAATCGAAAAGTTTTTACGGTTactgcaacacgaatatttttaaatcggattcgttcttaatttttaataagCGAAGGTGGTCAAATACTCTCGAACGATAGTGTACGATTTCAAAGCTCGTGATTGTCGTTCACGcgttcaatttcgttcgaaacgatatcgTCGACAGTCTTTTAATCGTTCAAGGTGCGTCGAGCTGGACTGCTGGGACGGGAAGGGCGAGGACGAGGAACCGATCATCACCCATGGCAAAGCCATGTGCACCGACATCCTCTTCAAAGACGTGATATACGCGGTGAGAGACACTGCGTTCGTCACGTCCGAGTATCCGGTGATCCTCAGCTTCGAGAACCACTGCGGCAAGAAACAACAGTACAAGTTGGCGAAATATTGCGACGAAATTCTAGGAGACCTGCTGCTGAAGGAACCTCTCAAAGAGTATCCCGTGAgtcttataaattattataaagcgGAATATTTTAACGTATACGCCAGTTGTTCGGTGCTTTGACCGGTTCTAAAATAAACAGTGGCCGATAAGAGCGTAAGCCTCCGCGTCGATCGAAATCTagattttcatcgataaacAAAGCAAAGGTACTCCGAGCGTATTGTTATCGGGGCTTATCTCCGCGGAGCACTCGATGCGCGTATATTCGTCGAGGATCCGCGATTAGATTACGTTCTGAAAAAACACGATGGACGGTTCTTACGCCCGCGAGATCGGATATCGATTCGGTGGGAGTAATACCGATAAGCTGTGTCCTGATAAAATCTAGCTGGAGCCTGGAGTGTCGCTACCGCCGCCGAGCGCGCTCAAGCGGAAAATCCTGATCAAAAACAAACGCTTGAAGCCGGAGGTGGAGAAGCACGAGCTGGAACTGTTTAGGCAAGGTCAGTTCGTCATCGAGGACGAGGTCAAGGAAGACGCCAGTGCTCTACCAGCCGTGGCGGCAGTCGTTGAACAGCAATCGGTAAAGGTAACCCTCGGTATATGCGCCAGCATGGACCCCTGACATCCGTTTTACCTCTGCAACATCGACGGAACGGTTCACCGTAACCGAATATCGTTTTCAGGAAGAAACATCGACGACCGAGTCGGTCGCCTCCTCCACGACCGGAAATCAGCAACAATCCGGCTCCAGCACCGGCTTGGGCGACAGTTTGGAACTGGCGGTGGTTCAACCGTACACCGGGAGCACGACGAACGTGCATCCTTTGCTATCGTCCATGGTCAATTATGCTCAACCCATCAAATTCGTGGGCTTCGATATCGCCGAACGTAAGAtggttcaattttcttttttttccttagccAGACTGGTAATCTTTCCGCGAGGATGTCGTCTTTCCTGTCTTTCCTGTCGCTCGCTCGGAAACTTCTCGGAGTATTTTTCCTGTATTTCCTGTCGTTGTGACCCCTCGATGTACGAGAACGTAACAGAGGTCTCGATGTGGGCGAGCTCGTAGATGAAGTCCGGAAGTTCGTTCGGACGAACTTTTCAATGTCCCCTTTCCTCCGCGGAAAGTATACCGGTATATGGCTAGCTTATGTTTTTCTTCGTCGTCCGGTAGAGAAAATTTTACGTGCTTCGCAGAGAAAAATATTCACCATAACATGTCTTCCTTCGCGGAGAACACCGGCCTGAACTACCTGAAGACTCAAgccatcgagttcgtcaattacaACAAGCGTCAAATGAGCCGTATTTACCCGAAAGGCACTCGAGCGGACTCATCGAATTACATGCCACAGGTAATTTTCGCGACCTATGAACGCTTCTGGCGGCCTTTCCACCACGtccttcgaacgatcgatcattTGAAACAGGTCTTCTGGAACGCTGGCTGCCAAATGGTATCGTTGAATTTCCAAACCGCGGATCTGCCTATGCAACTGAATCAAGGCAAGTTCGAGTACAATGGCTCGTCGGGATACTTGCTGAAGCCGGACTTCATGAGACGGGCCGATCGGAGCTTCGATCCTTTCGCGGAGAGTCCTGTGGACGGTGTCATCGCTACGCAGTGTAGCGTTCAGGTATTTCGATCGTCTCGACTTTGTCCAGTCTTGTATACCGTCTATCCGCGTACTATTCCAAGCACTCGAAACAGGAGTCTCCCCACCACTGTTTATATTTTATCAAGACCGACTGCTTTCGAAAGATTCATCTCACAACTATTACGGTTAAATTAAATCCATCTTAATTATCTTCGCAGCGATCACTAATTATCTCGAAGAATTATATCCTTTCTCGTTCCGTCCAATCTCGTTCGCTAATTGGGACCGATCAGTTCCCGTAAAAAGATCTCTACCCCTGCTTCTTTTATCGATAATCGACAATGTCAATTTTCAAACGTTACACGAACCATCGAGCAACTTTCTTTCCCGATAACAGGTGATTGCGGGCCAATTTTTATCCGACAAGAAAGTCGGGACTTACGTGGAGGTGGAGATGTACGGTCTACCCACGGACACGATTCGCAAAGAGTTCCGCACCAGAGTAGTCCCAGCGAATGGCCTGAATCCTGTTTACAATGAAGAACCCTTCCTCTTTCGAAAAGTCGTCCTTCCCGATTTAGCGGCATTACGCTTCGCTGTTTACGACGAATCGAACGGCAGACTTTTGGGCCAGAGAATCGTCCCCCTCGATGGTCTACAATCGGGGTATCGACACATATCTTTAAGAACGGAGGCAAACTTCCCAATGTCTCTGCCTATGCTGTTCTGCAACATCGAGATCAAAATCTACGTCCCGGACGGCTACGAAGGTTAGCCTCTACTGTCACCGGATCGTATTACGAGTGATTCGAACCGACGATTTCATCGAGACTCGGTTTCAGGACTTATGGACGCGCTCACGGCACCACGGGCCTACAAGAAACCGGAGAGCATGTCGCAAAATAAAATGCGCGGCCTCGGCATAGAGGAGAGCAACAACAGGGGCAACGATTCCGCGCCTCCTCATCATCGCGAGCCACCCAAACCCAGAGGTGAGTGTTTCCGGCGAGACGACTCGCTTTGAAGTCAACGCGACCAATCTGCCCCGCTTAGAAGAGACGgagtcatccccaccactgtCTCTGTCTCGAGTGGGATTGGGTTTCGCCCACTAGCGAAAACGAAAATCGTACCGCCTATCACTGAACATTCGTGAGAGTATTAAAcgcaaacacgacctcgttccgTCTATTTTCAATTCTACGCtagtaattgaaaatttctaaaaaatgatAATCGGTGTAAATAACGCGCAAGTTAAAATCGGTACGAACGAGGTGGTGTTTGCACTCGTTTTCGAAGGTAGAAAACTCGCTTTGCTTTCGCGCGAAAGTTTCATCGCGTTGATCGCGTTTATTCAATCGTATTTACCGAGATCTTTCCGCGCAGAGGAGATGAAGTTCGATCCCATAACGGTGGACGTGTTGCGGCAAGAAAAGGGCTACCAGAAAGTGCTCAGAAAACAAGAGAAGGACCTGGAGTCGCTGAAGAAGAGACACCAGAAAGAGAAACTTGCCGTCCAGAAGCAACACTGTGTTGCGATAGAGAAGATTAtcaaagggaaaaagtacgtaaCAGTTCGCTTGCTTCGCTTTCGTGGCATCGTGATCGTGCCTTCGATAAAGAGGCGAGCGTCTGTTTCTTGTTTCGACAGCAAAGCGGTACTCTCGAGGGATCCGACCGTTCGTCGTGCAGTCTCCGAGCAGACCGTACAGTGGTCCCGGCTGGCCGACAGGCAACGACGCGAGGAACGAGATCTGGTGCGCTCGCACCTGGAGGAACGACGTAACACCTTGTGCAAACTGTGCGTGACCGCCCAGGTGTCCCAACAGAAGCAACTCGCGGCGCGACACGAGCGCGAGATCAAGGAAATGAACGCGAGGCAAGCGAGACTCTCGGTCGAGAGCATGAGGGAGGTGATGAACGACAAAACGTTGAAGACGCGGGGCATCAAGGAGGGCAGACTCAGGGAAAAGCAACAGAACAACACGAAGAAGTTCATGGAGGAGCGAAAGATCGCCCAGATCATCCAGAACAGGGAGAAGGAGAAGCTGAAGGTGATTCACGAGAAACAACTGGAGGAATTGCAGAAGGACATGAACGCGGTACGAgagtctctctctttttttcttttttatttaccgACCGAGATGGATCGTTTAATACGTCTGTGTGTTTCCAGATCATGGACATGTACAAAAACGAGGAGATGGAGTACGAACTGGGCCCTAAAACCGAATTCTACGTGTGATGGCCGTCGCGGGTTGTCGCGTATCTGCAGCCGAGACGGTTCCAGAGAAACTGAGGTGCTGCGTTCAGAGAAATCCGCTATAAACGTTAATTACAATTGGAATTGGGATCAAGCCTCGTTAGCCGTTGTTCTCGTATCGGCGGACGTGTTCTCGGGGGTGCCAACTCTCCCCAACCGATCCCCCGAGATCAGGTCAGCGCGACGAGAAACGGAAGCAAACAGACAAAACTCCGCGTTAATCGTAATTCTAGTTCATTCTCctggatatttttttataaaaagaagCATCTTGTAACTCTCCATACTCTCCGTCGTCGCACGAGCAAGTACCTAGACTAAATAAGGGAGTCAATAAAAACTAAAGTGATCTAGTCAAGTTCTTATATTAATGataagtatatatttattatacgttACGGTGGGCCCGGTTGGAGCGCGCGGTAACGGTTGCGTCTCGGATCGAGGACACGGGGATAGGGAAAAGCTCGAGGAATTGTTTGTTGTCTAAGAGGACGAATTGGGAACGCGCGCTAGAATCGGGCACACTCTATACGCACGAGAAGCGGATCGCGCGGAGCCAGCGTAACCGCGGGATTCGtcgatttcaatatttttcgattGTTAACGCTATTATCGAATTCTATCGTACCGCGTGCGTGAGCGTGAGATGAGCGACTGTGCGAGCGCGTGTGTTTGTTTCATTGCCTAACGCCACGAGGGATTTGCCCGTCACCGATGACGATTACCTTCGCTATAACTGTACTCCGAACAATGCTTGTTACGGTCGATAGAGCGCGCACGCGCGACCGTGGCGGTGTCGAACGGTCCGCGATTAGAGTATTAGAGCCCCCTCACGCGATCTTCGCTCACGATCGAgcgggttactcgtttcgggaatCCTTTTTTCCCCCCTCGAAAGGGTAACCCCGCACGAATGGTCCAAAGTCGTAACGTCGCGAGCCAAAATAGCATTGTACAtaaggaaaatgaaaaaaaaaaaaaagaaaaaaaggaaaccgaACTAAAGGAGAGCCTAGCATAATAATTACCACGTCGTTGTTTTCATTCTAATAATGTTATTTACACAAATGATTATATTAacctatattatatatatattggatATAAAGGAGTAAGGAGAAATAAAGAGATTGCTAGCCCAGTCTGTTATCATCGTCTCCACGAATCGACGATTTATTTGCCACGGTGTCGAATTTGCGATTTTCTTCCCGCGAGAAAATAGTCGCGACTATTTCCGCGGTTCGCGTCTTCCGTAATCTCGTGAAACACTCGAGATCCCACCGTGCTTCGGGGTTACTTTGAAAGTAACTATCGATCCATGGTATTATGATCTACGTAGGTCGCGATTTCTCGTATCGGAGTCTCCATCCAGGGTCGTACGGTCTCCAAGAACCGATGCTCGTGCCGATTTGCGCGTCCCGATAGCCGAGAGCATCGTTCTTCTCGGTAAACGCATTTACTCGGTCGTTCCCGCTAGTTCTAGGCGCTTCGCGGAGGAAAGCAATCGCGAGATAGAACCGCAGACGTCAAACAAACACGCGTCGACCCCCTTGGGCTAAAATCCATAGACCGTGATCCATCTAGTCGATATCGCGAACAAAGCAAATAAATCGAACGACTGGCCAAGTATCTCGCAACGAAGAGGTGGTCGTACCTTTgccaaagaaaatttcaatgttcCCGATCCGTGGCTCGCGCGAACGCGACACGCGAGCAAATCGATGGACCGACGCGGTTTCAAAACCGCGAAGCGGTTCGTCCCGTCGCCGTGGCTTACGCAACGCGATTGCTCGGCGTGACGAAACGTCGATTCCTCGAAATGATCGGGAATCAGTTGGAAAGCTCGTAATTAATTCCCTAGTTAGTCCCGGCAACCGTCGACCTGTCGCAATCGAGTCGAGTGATAAAAGGCGAAAATATGTCGGACCTGTTCGCGGCTGATCGCCGCGCACCTTACCAGCCCGTCGCGCGTAATTTAATTGAATAGAAAAACACCGTTGAACGTTCTCGCGAACACGTAGATGTCCAAAAACGCTTCGAGGTACACGAGACGAAACATTTCGCGCTACCACCCCGGGACTCGTCGCGAAGAAGGAagaacgattctttttttaGCGGTAGGTGGGTTTGGTATATTTTTATTGCGGTTCGAAGCAGAGGCGAATCGTTCTTCGAGCTCAATAAACACTTCGTAACAGTAACGTTGGTGAAAATATACCGAATGTCACCGTCGATGATATACACCTTCGTTATCGATTTCTTTCGGAAGCCTTTATTATCGGGTTATTCTTCCCTTCCTATCGATATTGCCTTCTCTTGCTTTTGTCGAAACAAAGGCTCGTGTTTTTCTCACAATGTTCCCTCTGTGGAGAGAAACAACGATATTGGGGCGCGTTAAAGCAGGTCGGTGTAATACCTGTCGATAGTGCTACCCCTTGCCTTCTTTTTAAAACAAAGACTCGTACTCGTCTTGAAACACGAACAGTGTACATCGTAGTTCCTTCTACAAAGGAAAAGAGCGATATCGGCGTTGCGGGGACTCGACGGGGCTCGATGTTCCATCTCGGAGAAAATCGAGTTCTCGCGTGGCACGAAAGCTTCGGAAAGTTTTCGTTCGGCGAACCCATCCGTGGATATTCGAGGGACGAGTCCCCGGCCTCGTCTCGATGTAATATCCCGTAGGAACGAGTGTCCGAGAGAGGCCAGCACGCCACCGGGAAGTTATACACGATCTTAGGAGCGGCGGTAATGCGATTCAGTTTTCCGAGAACAATCAAGGAAACTTTCACGGGGGAATGAGTTTCCACGGGTCGACGGATTAAGACCCCGAGAAAGGCAATCTCCCGACGGGAGTTGGCCCTTGTCGGATGAAAAGGTTCGAAAAGTTTTCCGCGAAAATTAGTCGGCCATCGAAACTTTGTGTTTCGAACGCGTA contains:
- the LOC143149580 gene encoding 1-phosphatidylinositol 4,5-bisphosphate phosphodiesterase isoform X1 codes for the protein MDSRSIFHPSIFDSISRGIGGQSRCVRADRHGPIGATKMTKRFEFNWQIEVPTALRQGCMFDRWAEEKDNTDLEPNCMFKVDEYAFFIYWQSEGKEGDVIELCQVSDIRAGGLPKDPKLYDKLLTKHGEQLEEKSLTICSGVDYTNINYQHVVCPDPATAKVWLDGVRSITHNVKANNVCPLTCLKKHWMRLRMLVDPNGKVPVKVVARTFASGKTEKLVYQCLADLGLPSGKNDVIEPDDFTFDAFYALYHKICPRNDIEELFQSITQGKADTINLEQLVTFLNEKQRDPTLNEILYPLYDEKRAMEIIKDYEQNETARNQKTMTKDGFIRYLISDENAPVFLDRLDVYMDMDQPLAHYYINSSHNTYLSGRQFGGKSSVEMYRQVLLAGCRCVELDCWDGKGEDEEPIITHGKAMCTDILFKDVIYAVRDTAFVTSEYPVILSFENHCGKKQQYKLAKYCDEILGDLLLKEPLKEYPLEPGVSLPPPSALKRKILIKNKRLKPEVEKHELELFRQGQFVIEDEVKEDASALPAVAAVVEQQSVKEETSTTESVASSTTGNQQQSGSSTGLGDSLELAVVQPYTGSTTNVHPLLSSMVNYAQPIKFVGFDIAEQKNIHHNMSSFAENTGLNYLKTQAIEFVNYNKRQMSRIYPKGTRADSSNYMPQVFWNAGCQMVSLNFQTADLPMQLNQGKFEYNGSSGYLLKPDFMRRADRSFDPFAESPVDGVIATQCSVQVIAGQFLSDKKVGTYVEVEMYGLPTDTIRKEFRTRVVPANGLNPVYNEEPFLFRKVVLPDLAALRFAVYDESNGRLLGQRIVPLDGLQSGYRHISLRTEANFPMSLPMLFCNIEIKIYVPDGYEGLMDALTAPRAYKKPESMSQNKMRGLGIEESNNRGNDSAPPHHREPPKPREEMKFDPITVDVLRQEKGYQKVLRKQEKDLESLKKRHQKEKLAVQKQHCVAIEKIIKGKKYVTVRLLRFRGIVIVPSIKRRASVSCFDSKAVLSRDPTVRRAVSEQTVQWSRLADRQRREERDLVRSHLEERRNTLCKLCVTAQVSQQKQLAARHEREIKEMNARQARLSVESMREVMNDKTLKTRGIKEGRLREKQQNNTKKFMEERKIAQIIQNREKEKLKVIHEKQLEELQKDMNAIMDMYKNEEMEYELGPKTEFYV
- the LOC143149580 gene encoding 1-phosphatidylinositol 4,5-bisphosphate phosphodiesterase isoform X2; the protein is MDSRSIFHPSIFDSISRGIGGQSRCVRADRHGPIGATKMTKRFEFNWQIEVPTALRQGCMFDRWAEEKDNTDLEPNCMFKVDEYAFFIYWQSEGKEGDVIELCQVSDIRAGGLPKDPKLYDKLLTKHGEQLEEKSLTICSGVDYTNINYQHVVCPDPATAKVWLDGVRSITHNVKANNVCPLTCLKKHWMRLRMLVDPNGKVPVKVVARTFASGKTEKLVYQCLADLGLPSGKNDVIEPDDFTFDAFYALYHKICPRNDIEELFQSITQGKADTINLEQLVTFLNEKQRDPTLNEILYPLYDEKRAMEIIKDYEQNETARNQKTMTKDGFIRYLISDENAPVFLDRLDVYMDMDQPLAHYYINSSHNTYLSGRQFGGKSSVEMYRQVLLAGCRCVELDCWDGKGEDEEPIITHGKAMCTDILFKDVIYAVRDTAFVTSEYPVILSFENHCGKKQQYKLAKYCDEILGDLLLKEPLKEYPLEPGVSLPPPSALKRKILIKNKRLKPEVEKHELELFRQGQFVIEDEVKEDASALPAVAAVVEQQSEETSTTESVASSTTGNQQQSGSSTGLGDSLELAVVQPYTGSTTNVHPLLSSMVNYAQPIKFVGFDIAEQKNIHHNMSSFAENTGLNYLKTQAIEFVNYNKRQMSRIYPKGTRADSSNYMPQVFWNAGCQMVSLNFQTADLPMQLNQGKFEYNGSSGYLLKPDFMRRADRSFDPFAESPVDGVIATQCSVQVIAGQFLSDKKVGTYVEVEMYGLPTDTIRKEFRTRVVPANGLNPVYNEEPFLFRKVVLPDLAALRFAVYDESNGRLLGQRIVPLDGLQSGYRHISLRTEANFPMSLPMLFCNIEIKIYVPDGYEGLMDALTAPRAYKKPESMSQNKMRGLGIEESNNRGNDSAPPHHREPPKPREEMKFDPITVDVLRQEKGYQKVLRKQEKDLESLKKRHQKEKLAVQKQHCVAIEKIIKGKKYVTVRLLRFRGIVIVPSIKRRASVSCFDSKAVLSRDPTVRRAVSEQTVQWSRLADRQRREERDLVRSHLEERRNTLCKLCVTAQVSQQKQLAARHEREIKEMNARQARLSVESMREVMNDKTLKTRGIKEGRLREKQQNNTKKFMEERKIAQIIQNREKEKLKVIHEKQLEELQKDMNAIMDMYKNEEMEYELGPKTEFYV
- the LOC143149580 gene encoding 1-phosphatidylinositol 4,5-bisphosphate phosphodiesterase isoform X4; this translates as MTKRFEFNWQIEVPTALRQGCMFDRWAEEKDNTDLEPNCMFKVDEYAFFIYWQSEGKEGDVIELCQVSDIRAGGLPKDPKLYDKLLTKHGEQLEEKSLTICSGVDYTNINYQHVVCPDPATAKVWLDGVRSITHNVKANNVCPLTCLKKHWMRLRMLVDPNGKVPVKVVARTFASGKTEKLVYQCLADLGLPSGKNDVIEPDDFTFDAFYALYHKICPRNDIEELFQSITQGKADTINLEQLVTFLNEKQRDPTLNEILYPLYDEKRAMEIIKDYEQNETARNQKTMTKDGFIRYLISDENAPVFLDRLDVYMDMDQPLAHYYINSSHNTYLSGRQFGGKSSVEMYRQVLLAGCRCVELDCWDGKGEDEEPIITHGKAMCTDILFKDVIYAVRDTAFVTSEYPVILSFENHCGKKQQYKLAKYCDEILGDLLLKEPLKEYPLEPGVSLPPPSALKRKILIKNKRLKPEVEKHELELFRQGQFVIEDEVKEDASALPAVAAVVEQQSVKEETSTTESVASSTTGNQQQSGSSTGLGDSLELAVVQPYTGSTTNVHPLLSSMVNYAQPIKFVGFDIAEQKNIHHNMSSFAENTGLNYLKTQAIEFVNYNKRQMSRIYPKGTRADSSNYMPQVFWNAGCQMVSLNFQTADLPMQLNQGKFEYNGSSGYLLKPDFMRRADRSFDPFAESPVDGVIATQCSVQVIAGQFLSDKKVGTYVEVEMYGLPTDTIRKEFRTRVVPANGLNPVYNEEPFLFRKVVLPDLAALRFAVYDESNGRLLGQRIVPLDGLQSGYRHISLRTEANFPMSLPMLFCNIEIKIYVPDGYEGLMDALTAPRAYKKPESMSQNKMRGLGIEESNNRGNDSAPPHHREPPKPREEMKFDPITVDVLRQEKGYQKVLRKQEKDLESLKKRHQKEKLAVQKQHCVAIEKIIKGKKYVTVRLLRFRGIVIVPSIKRRASVSCFDSKAVLSRDPTVRRAVSEQTVQWSRLADRQRREERDLVRSHLEERRNTLCKLCVTAQVSQQKQLAARHEREIKEMNARQARLSVESMREVMNDKTLKTRGIKEGRLREKQQNNTKKFMEERKIAQIIQNREKEKLKVIHEKQLEELQKDMNAIMDMYKNEEMEYELGPKTEFYV
- the LOC143149580 gene encoding 1-phosphatidylinositol 4,5-bisphosphate phosphodiesterase isoform X3; translated protein: MDSRSIFHPSIFDSISRGIGGQSRCVRADRHGPIGATKMTKRFEFNWQIEVPTALRQGCMFDRWAEEKDNTDLEPNCMFKVDEYAFFIYWQSEGKEGDVIELCQVSDIRAGGLPKDPKLYDKLLTKHGEQLEEKSLTICSGVDYTNINYQHVVCPDPATAKVWLDGVRSITHNVKANNVCPLTCLKKHWMRLRMLVDPNGKVPVKVVARTFASGKTEKLVYQCLADLGLPSGKNDVIEPDDFTFDAFYALYHKICPRNDIEELFQSITQGKADTINLEQLVTFLNEKQRDPTLNEILYPLYDEKRAMEIIKDYEQNETARNQKTMTKDGFIRYLISDENAPVFLDRLDVYMDMDQPLAHYYINSSHNTYLSGRQFGGKSSVEMYRQVLLAGCRCVELDCWDGKGEDEEPIITHGKAMCTDILFKDVIYAVRDTAFVTSEYPVILSFENHCGKKQQYKLAKYCDEILGDLLLKEPLKEYPLEPGVSLPPPSALKRKILIKNKRLKPEVEKHELELFRQGQFVIEDEVKEDASALPAVAAVVEQQSVKEETSTTESVASSTTGNQQQSGSSTGLGDSLELAVVQPYTGSTTNVHPLLSSMVNYAQPIKFVGFDIAEQKNIHHNMSSFAENTGLNYLKTQAIEFVNYNKRQMSRIYPKGTRADSSNYMPQVFWNAGCQMVSLNFQTADLPMQLNQGKFEYNGSSGYLLKPDFMRRADRSFDPFAESPVDGVIATQCSVQVIAGQFLSDKKVGTYVEVEMYGLPTDTIRKEFRTRVVPANGLNPVYNEEPFLFRKVVLPDLAALRFAVYDESNGRLLGQRIVPLDGLQSGYRHISLRTEANFPMSLPMLFCNIEIKIYVPDGYEGLMDALTAPRAYKKPESMSQNKMRGLGIEESNNRGNDSAPPHHREPPKPREEMKFDPITVDVLRQEKGYQKVLRKQEKDLESLKKRHQKEKLAVQKQHCVAIEKIIKGKNKAVLSRDPTVRRAVSEQTVQWSRLADRQRREERDLVRSHLEERRNTLCKLCVTAQVSQQKQLAARHEREIKEMNARQARLSVESMREVMNDKTLKTRGIKEGRLREKQQNNTKKFMEERKIAQIIQNREKEKLKVIHEKQLEELQKDMNAIMDMYKNEEMEYELGPKTEFYV